TACACGCGAACACATGTTCGATTCAGATTTCTTAATATTCAACTTAATACTAAAGTAAACAACATGCTCATACAATCTGAACTTAAAATGCTCCCTACGAAAAAACACGAGATTTTAGCTGTAAAGACACATATCCTTAATCGCGGAATATACGAAATGAATTCACTACAATTAAATGTACGCGATTTTATTGGTTTGATGGAACGACGTGTTATAGATGATACACTGAAGGATTTAATTATATGTCCTGAGATTAATAAATCAGGACCGTTTGTTGCGGATTATTTAGATCGAAAATTTAACATTCAAGCACCTTATAAAAATCGGGAGACCTTTGATGTCAAACTCATTAGAGAATATAATCCAGGTGATCGTATGAATCGTATTGATTGGAAATTATCATCTAAAACAAATACCCTTATTTATCGTGAATATGAACATGAAAATGATAAGCCAGTTATCTTTATTTTCGTTGCTGCAGATGATGCCAATGCAGAATGGATGCTATCACTTTTTTACACACTCGATGTCAATTGTTTCAATGGAACAACGCTACAATTTGGTCTTTTGGGAAATGAGTACATCCCTAATC
This DNA window, taken from Erysipelothrix larvae, encodes the following:
- a CDS encoding DUF58 domain-containing protein, whose product is MKLSAQIRNSIVFLAWCFLVVFAFTFNNHSNWILLFFITTLMIALVIMLFLPINISMEGLSKEMTLTHKETLEVRIYTRTHVRFRFLNIQLNTKVNNMLIQSELKMLPTKKHEILAVKTHILNRGIYEMNSLQLNVRDFIGLMERRVIDDTLKDLIICPEINKSGPFVADYLDRKFNIQAPYKNRETFDVKLIREYNPGDRMNRIDWKLSSKTNTLIYREYEHENDKPVIFIFVAADDANAEWMLSLFYTLDVNCFNGTTLQFGLLGNEYIPNPINRDYAELKMCDDFDVGSVRHDAILFSPKRLNLIQNTAQIYCDKQLVVFEQNGVLDIIGEFDESGELK